The genome window cctaattaaattgaatttggaCAACTTAGGCTTTCCAGTCTATGATTGGTTATATTCCACATGGAATCACTCGCATCCGACGTTGCTGCAACGCTTGGCCCGCCTCAAGGAGTTGGGCAAGGCCAAGAAGCAGcagtaattttaattaatggaTACCAAAGCATTTCACTTTTTCTAATGTGATCCCGCTTCATGTTCCCGCCCCCTTTTCCTGTATGTGTAATTTATGTAGATTTCAATAAAGCAAGcgatacaaattttaaaatgtcaatTTTGGAACTGGGGCACTTAAAATGATCAAATCTTTTTGGAATGATCCCGTCATAATACTCTATATATTAATTGGCGTACTGGTTATAGATAAACTCTGGTCGATCTATCTCATAATGCGCGAGGTAAAATCCCACATGATTCCCAACTCGATCCCAAGCATGGCTTCTAATCTCTATTACAGATTGTAGTCGTCTATCACGTGCATGAGGTGCCGGAGGTGCTGCGTCCATATTTGTCGGGAGATCTCTTTAATACAATGCGCACCTACAAGCTGCACAAGAGTTGGTTCACCATTGTGAATACGCTCTGGATGGTCGTCATCTGTGGCTGCCTCGAGCTCTACCTCGGTTTCTATGCGTACCTGTGGGAGTTGGCTAACATGATAGCATGGCTGCGTTGGATGAAGCACGAAGTTGTCGTCTCCATCATCTTTGCGTGTATTTTCAACCTTTACTTGTTGATCAAATCTGTGCCGGGATTGCTCTACGAGAAGTACTGCATCGTCAGTCTGGTCAAAAGGCAACCAGTGATTTGGTATTTCCGCATCTTAAATCTTTTACTGGATGCGATCCTCTCGTTTCTCATATTCTCCGTCGTAGTGGTGACTATTGTCTTCTTGGGCCTCGCTCTGGGTAACTTTGCTTTTCTGGGCCTTTTTGTATTGGCGCTCCTGGCGACGTCGATCATCATCCTGCTGCTGCCTTATTTGATCGATCCCGTGCTGGGAAAACGTGTGCCGCTCGAGAACCAAGCATTGAAGTTAGAGCTGGAACAACTCACTGCCAGAGTTGGTTTTCCCATGAGACAGGTGCATATAATTAGGGTACGGGATCCGACCACGGGTAGCAACGCCTTCTTCTACGGCAGCTGCTGCCTCAAACGGATTGTCATCTTCGATACGCTGCTATTGAATCGTGGATTCCGCAGTGGCTTTGAACTGCCGCCTGAAGATGTTGGCAAAGGTCTGCGGGATAGCCAAGTGGTGGCCGTGGTTGCTCACGAGCTGGGTCACTGGAAGCACGGACATTTCTACAAGGGACTCGCTATGTTCACcacacagctgctgctgacgctgctgctCTTTGGCTTGTGCTTTCCACATGGTCCCATCTATGAGGCCGTAGGATTTGAGCCTGGTCTGCAGCCGATAATTGTGGGCTACCTGATCATCTTTGGATATGTGCTGCTGCCGTATTTCACGCTTTccaatgtgtgtatgttgacGGTGACGCGACACTTTGAGTACGAGGCAGATCGGTTTGCCTTTCGGCATGGCTACGCTGCAGCCCTGAGGCAGGCGCTGCTCAAGTTGTATGCAGACAATCTATCGTTTCCCATTACGGACGATTGTTACTCGATATGGCATCATACACATCCCCCAATGCTGCGACGATTGGCCCAACTCGAGTGGTTGGAGCGGAACCACAGACTGTGATCCAAGTAGCCTCGATTCCAATTTTCgattttgacatttatttttaatttcgatttcgTTTCGGATTCctcaagaaataaaatatttatactgtAGTATactttgtatgtgttgttcgtttattattgttgtttgttgtttttcgggAAAACATGATCTTATCCTGAGCAATGGTTTTCTACGACACATGGCCAAAGATCGATCCACAGCATCTCCTTTGGGTGCTGCTGGCTGTGCTCACCATTGATCACATCTGGGAAATGATACTGGCCAAGCGTCAGGTGAGTAATGGTTCCATGGCTTTTGATTACAaccgctatccatagggtaaTAAaggtaaaaattgtaataaagcATATCAGCGTCATCTGTCAAGACCATATAACCATGTCCGTATGTTTGTTTATCTGTCTATTTATCGGTTAGGATACCTAGAGCTCAGATACTAAAAGAGCAAGAGTTTAACAGCACTCTGCATCtatactctttggtatattttaaatctcttagtatatcgatataatttatttaattttaaaatcgtatattttcatgcactattttgcttttattgaaaatgggtagctagTATCttacagttgagcacactcgactgtagctttctttcttgttcCCGATTCCTCATTCCGTTCTCGTGTCTGTCCAGTAGCAATTGGTCTGTCTGGGAGCTGGCGTTATACCCGAGGAGCTGCGTGCCGTCATTCCACCAGAAGTGTATCATCGTGCCCGTGTCTATGAGCTGCACAAGATGGAGCTGTTTATGTGGAAGCATGGCATCGATTTGGTCATCAGTCTGGCCGAACTCTTCTTCGGCTTCTATCCCTTCGTATGGAGTTTGGCCACACAAACACTTGGCTCCGTCACCGGTGATGAGCTGTGGATTAGCCTGATCTTCGTCCTCTATTTAACCATCTACATAACGCTGCGTTGCCTGCCCGTGCTGCTCTACGACAAGTGCATACTGGAGTTGCGGTATGGCACACAAACCCGCATGCCGTGCTACATGTACATCTGCATGGGCATCTTGTCCATAATCCTGTCACAAATCGTTCTGGCTCCTCTCACCTTGGcaattgtgtttgttgtgcgCACCATTGgctatttttcctttttgtatttCTGGGCAGTGTGGGCAATCTGCACCTTGCTGCTCGTCTTCCTGCTGCCCTATCTCTGCATTCCCTGCATTGGACGGCAGGTGCGTTTGCCCGAGGGACCTCTGTACCTGGATGTGAAGCGTGTCTGCGATCTCACTGGATTCCCCATGTCCCGGGTGTTCATCATACGCACCAAGTCGACGCAGTACAGCAATGCCTATTTTTATGGCAGCTGCTGTCTTAAGCGCATCGTGATCTTTGATACGCTGCTGTACAATAAGGGACTCCAGCCGCATGAGCTGCAGCCGCATGAGGTGGGACGAGGGCTGTTCAATATTCAGGTGGCCGCTGTGGTGGCCCATGAGCTGGGACACTGGAAGAATGGCCATTTCTACAAGGCTACGCTGATAATGAAGTTGCATTTTCTGATCACTATGATCCTGTTTGGTCTGCTCTTCCATTGCCCTCAGCTATACGAGGCGGTCGGCTTCAAGCCCGGTCTCTGCCCCATCATTGTAGGCTTCATCATTGTGCTGCGCTTTGCCCTCACGCCCTATCTGACACTGGCGAACTTTGTGATGTTGTGGAACTTACGACGCTTCGAATATGCTGCCGATCGGTTTGCCCATTTTCTGGGTTACACGATGCCATTGCGCTCGGCCTTGATCAAGATCTATGCGGATCACATGAGCTTCCCCGTCTATGACAGGTGTTATGCGCGCTGGCATCACACGCATCCGACGATTCTCCAGCGTTTGGCGTATCAACAGCGTTTGGACATCGAGGCGGCCTACAATTAATATACCCGATACATAATACCCCTTAAATTTCAGTGTCCGTTTAGTTGTCAGTCAAGCAACATTATTTGTTATTCCTATTTATtgatttcgttttcatttatgttgtattttttgtaaatcGATTGCAAGTTGTAGCATGTCTTTTGGACGCATCACAAAATTGAATGTTCACATTGCAAAGTGGTGagacatttatttgcatttcatattgattttattaaattccatttattcTTCAGCCAGACACACATCACTTATGCCAATGACGCGACTCGCTTGCTTACAAACAATCCATCGGGCTTTGCTTTTCGCAGTACGGGAGCAGCCAGCTGCAGTTGTGTGGGTGACTCCTTGGATCAGGCAACGTGTTTCCTGCAGCGACACTTTGGCAAACATGGCTGCATTGAGAAGTCTTCATCACTGTGCGCATTATTATACGCATTGGGCATAAACTATAGCCAGGAtgaggagcaggagcagcaggtGGAGCAAAAAGTAGAGCTGCAAGTGGAGGAGCAAGTGGAGGAGCACTTGGAGACCCAAGTAGAGCAGCAAGCAGAGCAGCAAGTAGAGCAGCAAGTGGAGGAGTACGTGGAGACCCAAGTAGAGCAGCAAGCAGCGCAGCAAGCAG of Drosophila nasuta strain 15112-1781.00 chromosome 3, ASM2355853v1, whole genome shotgun sequence contains these proteins:
- the LOC132788532 gene encoding CAAX prenyl protease 1 homolog isoform X1 — translated: MVFYDTWPKIDPQHLLWVLLAVLTIDHIWEMILAKRQQLVCLGAGVIPEELRAVIPPEVYHRARVYELHKMELFMWKHGIDLVISLAELFFGFYPFVWSLATQTLGSVTGDELWISLIFVLYLTIYITLRCLPVLLYDKCILELRYGTQTRMPCYMYICMGILSIILSQIVLAPLTLAIVFVVRTIGYFSFLYFWAVWAICTLLLVFLLPYLCIPCIGRQVRLPEGPLYLDVKRVCDLTGFPMSRVFIIRTKSTQYSNAYFYGSCCLKRIVIFDTLLYNKGLQPHELQPHEVGRGLFNIQVAAVVAHELGHWKNGHFYKATLIMKLHFLITMILFGLLFHCPQLYEAVGFKPGLCPIIVGFIIVLRFALTPYLTLANFVMLWNLRRFEYAADRFAHFLGYTMPLRSALIKIYADHMSFPVYDRCYARWHHTHPTILQRLAYQQRLDIEAAYN
- the LOC132788534 gene encoding CAAX prenyl protease 1 homolog — protein: MIKSFWNDPVIILYILIGVLVIDKLWSIYLIMREIVVVYHVHEVPEVLRPYLSGDLFNTMRTYKLHKSWFTIVNTLWMVVICGCLELYLGFYAYLWELANMIAWLRWMKHEVVVSIIFACIFNLYLLIKSVPGLLYEKYCIVSLVKRQPVIWYFRILNLLLDAILSFLIFSVVVVTIVFLGLALGNFAFLGLFVLALLATSIIILLLPYLIDPVLGKRVPLENQALKLELEQLTARVGFPMRQVHIIRVRDPTTGSNAFFYGSCCLKRIVIFDTLLLNRGFRSGFELPPEDVGKGLRDSQVVAVVAHELGHWKHGHFYKGLAMFTTQLLLTLLLFGLCFPHGPIYEAVGFEPGLQPIIVGYLIIFGYVLLPYFTLSNVCMLTVTRHFEYEADRFAFRHGYAAALRQALLKLYADNLSFPITDDCYSIWHHTHPPMLRRLAQLEWLERNHRL
- the LOC132788532 gene encoding CAAX prenyl protease 1 homolog isoform X2 is translated as MELFMWKHGIDLVISLAELFFGFYPFVWSLATQTLGSVTGDELWISLIFVLYLTIYITLRCLPVLLYDKCILELRYGTQTRMPCYMYICMGILSIILSQIVLAPLTLAIVFVVRTIGYFSFLYFWAVWAICTLLLVFLLPYLCIPCIGRQVRLPEGPLYLDVKRVCDLTGFPMSRVFIIRTKSTQYSNAYFYGSCCLKRIVIFDTLLYNKGLQPHELQPHEVGRGLFNIQVAAVVAHELGHWKNGHFYKATLIMKLHFLITMILFGLLFHCPQLYEAVGFKPGLCPIIVGFIIVLRFALTPYLTLANFVMLWNLRRFEYAADRFAHFLGYTMPLRSALIKIYADHMSFPVYDRCYARWHHTHPTILQRLAYQQRLDIEAAYN